In Halobacteroides halobius DSM 5150, the genomic window AAAAGACATAGCTCCAGTTACAAATCTTTGTCTAATCTCTTCAACTGATTCTACCTCTTCTAAAGGAATTGGATCTTTATCTTTAAACTCGAAAAGACCTCTAATAGTAGCTAACTGCTCACTTTGATCATCAATTAATGAAGCATACTCTTTATAAAGCTCATAGTCTCCTTGACGAGTAGCCTGTTGTAATTTAGCAATTGCTTCTGGACTAAATAAGTGATGCTCTCCTTGTTTACGCCACTTATACTCTCCCTCAGTCTCTAACATTTTTTCAGAATTATTATTCAATCCTTGATAGGCATCTTGATGATTAGTAATTACTTCTTTTTCTAATACATCTAGACTAATCCCTTCAATTCTAGTCGTTGTACCTGGGAAATATTTTTCTACAAATTCTGAACTAAGACCTACAGCTTCAAAAATTTGCGCTCCCCGGTAACTTTGAATTGTAGAAATCCCCATTTTAGACATGATCTTAAACAAGCCTTTTTCTACAGCCTTAATATATTTTTTCTGTCTTTTCTTTCTTTTGCTCTCTTCTTCAGCTTCAGTTAAATATAATCCCTCTTCACTCATATAGGAGATAGTTTCTAAAGCAAGATAAGGATTAACAGCTAATGCACCATAACCAATTAATAAAGCAAAGTGCATAATTTCTCTTGCTCCTCCAGTTTCAACAATAATATCTACACCATTTCGCTTGTGTTCTCTAATTAAATAATTGTGTAAAGCAGAAGTTGCTAATAAACTAGGAATTGGAGCATTAAAATCATCAACTTTTCGGTCACTTAATACAATTGTATTATACCCCGCATCAATACTCTCTTCTACATGATGGAACATCTTTTCTAAACCTTTTTCTAAACCATTTTCTTCTTCTGGATCAAAGACCATTGGCACTACTCGAGTATTAAAGTCATTATCTTTTAAGTGTATTATTTTATCTAATTCTTCATTAGTTAAAATAGGTGAATCAAGTTCAATTGTCTTAGCTTTGTCTTCAGTTCTTTCTAGGATATTACCTTTAGAACCTAGATTTGACTTAAGAGACATAACAATTTCTTCTCGAATAGGATCAATCGGTGGATTTGTTACCTGCGCAAATAATTGCTTAAAGTAATTAAATAACGGCTTTTGATTATTAGATAAAACAGCTAATGGTGTATCATTACCCATTGAACCAATTGCCTCTTTTTTATTTTCAGCCATCGGGCCAATTAAAACACTTAAATCTTCACGATTATAACCAAATGCCCTTAACCTTTCTGGAATAGTATCAAAATCTTCATTATAACGCTTAACGCCCTCTTCTAAATCAGTTAAGTGTTGTTTATTCTTCTCTAACCATTGACCATAAGGATTAGCAGAACTTACTTCCTTTTTAATCTCTTCGTCTGGAATAATTCTACCTTCTTCTGTATCAACTAATAACATTTCACCTGGCTTTAAACGACCACTTTCAGCTACATTACTAGCTTCAACATCTAAAGTACCTATCTCAGAACCTAAGATTACATAGTCATCTTTAGTTACTATATATCTAGCTGGTCGTAAACCATTTCGATCTAAAGTAGCACCGATTTGCTTACCATCTGTAAATGCAATAGCAGCTGGACCATCCCATGGTTCCATCATGCAAGCATTATATTCATAATAATCACGTACTTCTTGATCTAATTCCTCATTTTTCTCCCAAGCTTCAGGAACTAACATCGTCATTGCTTCTACTAAACTAAATCCTGAAGCTAATAATAATTCAACTACATGATCTAAATTAGCTGAATCACTATCCTCTTCATTAGTCACTGGGAATAAATCATTGATCTCATCCCCTAATACTTCAGACTCTAAATCCGGTTCTCGAGCAGCCATCCAATTAATATTACCCCGTAACGTATTGATCTCACCATTATGGGCCAAATACTTAAATGGCTGAGCTAAATCCCAAGATGGGAAAGTATTAGTACTATATCTTTGGTGTACTAAAGCAATAGCCGACTTAACCTGTGGATCTGTTAAGTCCTGATAAAAGTCATTAATTTGTCTTGGTAACAATAAACCTTTATATACTAAGACCGAATTAGAAAAACTCGGCATATTAAAGTATTCTTTATTTTTAATATCAGATTCTGCAATCGCCTTTTCAATCTTACGACGAATTAAATATAACTTAAGTTCAAAATTATCTATAGCTTTATCTTTTTTAATAAAAACTTGCTTAATTACTGGACGGGTACTAGCAGCACTCTCGCCAATATTAGATGTATCAACTGGCACTTCACGCCACCCTAGTACTTTCTGTCCTTCCTCTCTAATTACCTGCTCAATAATTCCCTCTGCTAATAAACCTTCATCTAACTTCCGGGGTAAAAAGACCATACCTACACCATAATCTCCTACCTCGGGCAATTTAACGCCTTCTTGTTTCATCTCTTTTCTTAAAAACTGATCTGGCATCTGAATTAATAAGCCAGCTCCATCTCCTGTTAATGGATCTGCTCCAATACCACCACGATGGGCCAACCTCTCTAATATTTGTAATCCTTGCTCCACTACTTTATGACTTTTTTCACCTTTCATTTGAGCAATAAAACCTACTCCACAACTATCTTTTTCTTGCTTAGGTGAATATAGCCCTTCTGCTGGTGGAATACCTATTCCTTTAACCATTCTCTACTCCTCCTCTATTGTATATTATTTTAGTTACTCGAATAATTATTGAGGGTTAGTCAATATTATATGTAATTTAACACAAAAATTAAAGGAAAAATAATAAATAAAATTACTTCTTAAATTCTATTTTTTTACCTCTTTTATTAATTTCTACTACTTTTGTTGATAATTGATTAACTTTTTTTGCAAAGTCAGAAGTAATACTATAATCATCTGCAAAATGAATTGGTACTAATAACCGGGGTTCGATTGTCTTTATAAAATATTCTCCAGCTAGATAATAATACTCTTCTAATCTAGGATCAACTGGTATAAAAGCAATATCTATCTTTTTTCCTTTTAACTTGTCTAACTCCTCCTTAAAATCCTTTTCCTCTCGTTTGCGTTCTTGAGGACTAAACTTCTTCCAGTGCCACCAATTAAGATCTCCAGCATGAAAAATATTTAAGCCATCAACTTCTATATAAAAAGAAAGCCCTTGGTCTGTAGTCCCATAAGTTTCAACTAATATATCATCTAACTCTAACTTTTGATACTTGTCCATTTTATAGCGATTATCTTTTTCTTTGGCCTGAACATCAGCACTTAAGATATAATTAATATCGACCTCTTCGTCCCATTCAAAAATAACAGGGTTAAAATGATCATGATGATTATGGGTTACAAATACTAGATTATCTTTTTTTCTTTTAAAATCTTTAGTATCTAGCACACCATTACTTAAACTTCTTCTATCTTTACTCGGAGTATCATTATAATAATCAACTACTAACCATGCATTAGTAGTTTCTATTGCTACACCACTATGATATAAATGATAAATATTAGCTTGTCTCATCTTTATCACTCCTTCTTAAAATTACTGATATATAGTTTAACTTTTCCCAATTAAGTTCTCTTTTAAAATAAATACTGAGATAAAAATATTCATTTGTTGCCCTTTGTTGCCCACTGATTTACTAGTATTTTATATTTCTAGATTAAAATTTATCTTCCTGTTTGTAACTAAGAAATAATCTATGATAAAATATTAAAATGAGGAGGTAAAAATGAAAAAACCACAACAAGTTTTAGATATTGCTGGTTATGCCGGCGAGACTATTTTAACTAACGGTGGAGAAATCTATCGGGCTGAAGAAACTATTAATCGTATCTCACAAGCTTATGGTATGGAATATACACACAGTATAGTTACTCCTACAGGGCTCTTTGTTTCAATCGATGATGGTTATACTATTGTCAAAAGAATACATAGTCGTAGAGTACATCTAGATAAAATCAATCAAGTAAATACTTTTTCTCGAAAGTTGGCCCAAAAGACTACAGAATATCAAACAGCAATGACTAAGCTTCATAATATTGCTACTGCTAAAGATGAATATAATCTATCTATAGTTATCTTAGCTAGTGCATTAGCATCTTCTATGTACGCCATCTTGGCCCAAGGTAGTTATCTAGATATTTTTCCTTCTTTTATAGCTAGTTTAGGAGCACAACTATTTATTAGATTAAGTGGTTTCTTAAAAGATATCAATTTTATCCCAGAATTAATAGCTGGATTTATTGCAGGTGTTATTGCTAACTTATTTTATAGCTATGGTATTGGAACTAATTTAAGTATAATTACCGTTAGCGGAATTTTATCTTTTGTCCCTGGTGTTTCTGCTACTAATGCCATTCGTGACGCTATCAATGGTGACTTAATCTCAGCTACTAGTCGAGGTATAGAAGTGATTTTAGTTGCTATTAATTTAGCTGTAGGAGTAGCTATGGCTTTAGGGGTGTTTAGATAATGAAAATATTACTAGAATTAATTGCAAATTTCATTTTAGTTTTAGGTTATGGAATTGCTTTTCAAGCTCCTAAAAAAAGTTTATTTTTATTGGGATTAACAGGAACGTTTAGTTGGGCAGGATTATTAATCTCTCAGACTTTAACTAATAACTTAATACTTGCTTCCTTTATTGGAGCTATAATTGTTGGTATCTGTGGAGAAGTCTTTGCTCGCATTAAGAAACTACCAGCTACAGTATTTGTAATCTCTGGTATTTTACCTTTAGTACCAGGGGTTCCTGCTTATCGAACAATGCTTTATTTAATTAACCAAAAATATATTGCAGGGGTAGAAGCTGGAGTAAATACTTTAATGATTGCTGGAGCTATCTCGTTTGGAATAGCTATTGTAGGAGCCGGCGCTCAATACTATAAAGAAATTAAAAGCTAACTAGTTAACATTTCTATAAATATTTTCACTAACTTAGGGTCAAATTGAGTTCCTGCTCTTTTTTTAAGCTCTTTTATTACTTTTTTATAGGATGCAGAATCTTTATTAAGTACCTTTTCATATACTTCAAGAATCGCTAAAACTCTAGATAATAACGGAATCTCTTGCCCCTCTAATTGTTGAGGATAGCCACTTCCATCCCAATATTCATGATGAAATAAAATAGAATTAGCAATCGGAGTTAAGTCTGGAAAATTTTTAGCTAATCTATAACCAATTTCAGGGTGCTCTTGTACTCTTTTTTCTTCTTTGGGGGTTAAATCCTCCTTATTTTTATCTAATATTTCATCCTCAATAGCTAAGAGCCCAATATCTCTAAATCTAACTAATAATTTTAACTGTTTAAGTTGATCTACAGATAAGTCTAATTTAGGGCCAAATTCAATGGCTAATTTTTTAATTCTGGCTACTTTTAACCCTATTTCATCTGCCTTATTTAATAATTCCTGCTCTAGTGACTTAAGCATATTACACTCTACATGCTGCTTACAATTTAATTTATCTTGATACATCTTACCTTCTGCCTCATTAATTATATCATCTAGCTTTTGATTAAAATCTTTTTTTGTTGCTACGCCTAAAGCAATTCTAGGTTTGAGAGGACTGAATTTAGATTCTGCACATTCTTCATTAATTCTAGCTATAATTTTGTTTGCTTGTTGATGATTAGTATTAGGTAAAATAATTCCAAATTCATCCCCACCCCATCTAGCCACAATATCATTTTGATCCCGGGTAATCTTTTCTAATATACGAGCTATTTCCTCTAATAATTTATCACCTTTATCATGTCCAAACATATCATTAATTATTTTTAAACCATTAACATCTCCCATAATAATACTTAAAGGTAAATTATTCCTGTTATCTAACTGAGATAATTTCTTTTGGTAGCCACTACGATTATATAAACCAGTTAAACAGTCATGACAATTAAGATATCTAATCTCCTCTTCTACCTGCTTACGCTTATCAATATCCTGGTGAGTTCCTATCATTCTAATAGGTTGGCCATCTTTATCTCTACTAACTACTTTCCCACGCGTTAAAATCCATTTCCACTGCTTTGATTTAGTATATAATCTACACTCTACTTCATAAATTGATGTCTTTCCTGCTAGATGACGATCCATAGCATCTTTAACTCTCTTTATATCGTCAGGATGAAATAAATGTTGGAGGTATCTAAACCTTCCTGCTAATTCAGTTGTCTTATATCCTAACATATTGGCCCATTGATCATTAATATAGATTTTATCAGTCTTAATATTCCAATCCCATAACCCTTGATTAGTCCCCCATAAAGCTAACTTTAAACGTTTTTGACTACTTTTTAACTTTTTTTCTGCTTCCCTACGTTTGACTATGCTAAATACTAAAATAATAATAATTAAACTTAATAAAAAAATAGCTCCTGCTATCGCCCACACTTCAAACTTATATCTATTATAAACTAATAATAGAAACTTTTCTTTTTCTAGTTCATTTAAATTATAAGCCAACATAACCTTAGAACTTAAAATTAAAATTAATACTAGTATTCCTAAAGAAGCTAGCCTCTTTAACATTTACTCACCTCCCTTTCTGTTTTAAGCCAGGGCTAAACCTGGCCTAAAACTTACTTAGATTCATCAGCCCACTTCTCAATTCTTTTATCTACTAAATTATTAATAACCTCTACTTTCTTACCTGTTAATAACTCTATTCCTTCCTCAATACAACTAACAGTATAAATATGAAACTTATTATTGTTTACTGCTTTAATTACTTCATCTTTTAACATTAAATCATTTTTATTTTGTTTAGGGATTAAAACACCTTGTTTTCCAGTTAAACCTTCCTCCTTACAGACTCTAAAGAAACCTTCTATCTTCTCTGTTACTCCACCAACTGGTTGAACCTTCCCTTGTTGATTTACAGATCCAGTAACTGCTAAATCCTGTCTAAGAGGTACTTGGGCCAAAGCAGATAATAGAGTATATAACTCAGCACTAGATGCACTATCTCCATCAATCTCAGAATACATCTGCTCAAAACATAAACTAGCAGTTAAAGATAAAGGTTTATCTTGAGCAAACTTTTCTCCTAGATATGCTGTTAATATAAGTATGCCTTTATCATGAATTTTACCACTTAAATCCGCCTCACGCTCAATATTAATAACCCCACGTTGGCCCTGATAAACTGCAGCAGTAATCTTACTAGGTCGCCCAAAAGTATAATCACCTAAATCAAGTACAGATAAACCATTTATTTGACCTATCTTATCGCCTGTAGTTTCTAATAAAATTTTATCTTCTTGATATAACTCTTGAATCTTCTCTTCGTAACGATTGACTCTTTGTTCTCTTTTATTTAATACTTCTTTAATTGCAATTTCAGTAATTATTTCCTTATTATTTAACTTAGCTATAGTATCAGCTTCATACAACAGGTCAATAATCGTACTGAATTTAGTAGTTAATTTCTCTTGGTCTCTCCTAAGCCATGAGGAATATTCAATTACTTTAGCTACTGCTTTATAATCTAGAGGGCGTAAATCCTTCTCTTGACATTGTTGGGCAATAAACTGAGCTAATTGATAATTGTTCTTTTCATTCCTTTCCATTTCTGCATCAAAATCAGCCTTAATCTTAAATAACTTTTTAAAATCTGGATCATAGTGATAAAGTAAGCGATAGATTTGGGGGCTACCTAACAAAATAATCGTTAAATTACACTCTATACCTTCGGGCTCTAAAGTTACTAAAGGAAATTTATCATACTCCTGGCCTAAATTTTCAATCTCTACCTTGCCAGTTTTAAGAACTCTTTTTAAAGTCTGCCACGATTTAAAGCTCGATAGTAATTTTCTAGCCTCTAAAATCAAATATCCTCCATTAGCCCTTTGTAAAGCTCCAGTTTTAATCTTTAATAAATCAGTCTGCAATTGATTAGAATGATTGTCATACTCTATGCTTCCGACTAAATTATAGTATGTAGGATTAGTCTCTAAAATAACTGGAGCACCTTCAGATTCACTATTATCAACTACTAAATTAACCTTATATCGAGTCAATTTATCCTCTAGATTATCATTATCTTCTACTAAAAAGAAACTAGCATCTTGACCTTCTATTTCAAAAATATCTAAATTAGCAAGGATATCTTCTTGAAGTTTACTAAAGTAAGAATTAACCCGAGTAAAATTATTATACTTTTTAATTAAAGGATCTAGATAATTAGTAACTAGATCTAAAGCTAGTTCCTCCTTTAACTTTTCTACTTTAGATCTGTATTGTTCACGTATTTTTGTTACTTCATCAAAGACTTGATCAATCTTTTCTTGAATTAATTGAGTTGTCTGCTGAATTTTTTCTTTTTCTTCTGCTGCTAGTTGTGTATAATATTCTTCACTCATTGGATCTCCATCTTCTAATAAAGGAATAATAGCAAATCCTTCTTCTTCTCTCTCTAAAATATATCCTAATTCTTCTACTTCTTTTCTTAATTCAGTCCATAATAATTTACTTTGGCCTTTGTATCTATTCTTTAATTGACTCTTGCGCTTTTGAAATTCGTCACCAGAGAAAGTATGCTTCAAGGATTTTTGAATTTGGCTTAAAAAATCATCCATATCATCTTTAAATTCTTTTCCTAAACCTGCTGGCAAGTACAATATTTGTGGTTGTTTAGGATTATCAAAGTTGTATACATAACATAAGTCATCAGAAGGTTCTTCCTTTAGAGCTCGCTCTTTAATTAATGAAGTGATGTATTCTTGTTCCTCTGCATCACAAAAGTTAAGGGCAAAAATATTATATCCAGTCTGCTTTACTTCTAAACCAAAATCAATTGCCTCTAGAGCCCTTTTAGCCCCTAAAGCTGTAAAAAGAGGTGCCAATTCGTCAGTAGTAGCAAACTCAAACTGACTTAAATCACACTTCTTTCTTAAATCTTTAGAATCTAATTCAACTACCGTCATTATACTACCTCCTTTCTAATTACAGTATATTGTCATTAGACCAATTTCGGTAATAATATTTTTAAAAATTATAGTTTACTACCAGCTATATAAACTAATTTATCATTGGCCCTAACTTTTTGTTCATTATCAGGATTAGCAATTATTTCATTCTCGCGCTTAATGCCAATTAGAATTAGCCCATCCTTTTTTTTATACTTAATAAATAAATCTAAAAACTCTTGACCTACATCATCTTTTTTAGTTGTTAACATATATAATTGGTTACCACTTTCATTAGATAATAACTCTTCAATTACTTTAGAAGTCCCACTATAAAGTGCTGATCTAACTAATAGCTGACTACTAATCGCATTATCTACTATAATCTCATCAACATTGGCATTTCTTAAGTGAATTTTATTTCTACTATCACTAATTTCAGCTACAGTATAGATATTAGGATTTAAGTTCTCTATATTTAAAACAGTTAATACTGTCTTAGCATCATTTTGTTCTTTATTTACTATAATTGCCGCTCGAGCTTTCATCACTCCAGCCTTTTTTAATATGTCCTCTTCTTCCATAACTCCTTTAATAAAGTGCACATCATCATTATCCGGAAATGGATCGCGTTCCTTATTAGCTATTAAAACAATTTCTTGCTCTAAATTTTCATTTAAAATCTGTTGAATTATATCCTTCACCTTCCTATTCCATCCACAAATTATTAAATGATCTTCATATCTAGCTGGCACTTCACCAAGCTCCTTCCTTCTTTTAGTTTCTATAAAAAGATCGGCTAACTTAGCTGTAATTGCCCCTACAGTTCCAATCCCTAATAGCATAACCCAAATAGCTATTATTCTACCTATTAAAGTTTGAGGATACATATCTCCATACCCTACAGTCGTAGCTGTCACAACAGCCCACCATAAAGCATCTCCAAAAGTTCTAAAATATTCTCCTTCTTCTACTAATACAATTCCTCCCGCACTTAAAGGAAATAAAGTTAGTACAATTAATAGTAATCTCCGTAATGTTTTATTATTTAGCTCAGATTTTACCCTTTTTAAATAACTTTTGAGATAATTTAACATTTTAGCCCTCCCTAAAATTTAGGACTAACTTTCAGTTATATTATGTTGTGATTTAATCTGATCTTGTAGTTCCTCCTTTTGATGGGCAAACCAGCTATGATGTAAGTCTTCTTCAATTAAATTAGACCATAATAATTTCTGTAGCTTTTTAGAATCGGTATATTTTATTAACCTTCTATAATCCTTAATAGCCCTTCTTTCTAATGTAAGATTAATTCTAAATAAATTAACTGTTCCTGTTAATGAAGTCAAACTACCTGCTGTAGAGCCTAATAACCGTCCTAAACCATTTCCCATTTTGGTAGGCGTTCCTCCTAGATTAGTAATTTCTTTTTTTATTTTTTTAGCATGCTCTTTTTCAATGGTAGCAAATTTATCTAAGACTTTTTTTATATAATCGTCTTTACTTTCTTGCTGTTGCCTTTTATATAATTCATACTGATTTATTTCTAAAAAATAAAACCAATTAAGCCAGATTAGCATTTTTTTAGGCTTCATCTTTATCTCCTTTCTTCAAACTAACCATTACTCTTAATTTATATTTTGTAACTAACTTATTTTTTTATACAAATAATGTCAACATAAAAATGATTTAAATACTTAAACTAATACTAATTTGAATTATAGGAGAAATGAGGTGTAAAGATGGGTAATGATCGTTATGATGCAGTAGTTGTTGGAGCAGGACCAGCAGGCTCAAGTGCAGCTCTTAAAATGGCAGAAAATGACTTATCAGTTGCTCTAATTGAAAGAGGAAAGGAACCAGGTAGTAAGAATATGTTTGGGGGTAATATCTATCGAAAACCAACAGCCAAAATAATACCTGCTTTTTGGGAAGAAGCGCCTTTAGAAAGACCTTTGGTTACTGATGAACTATGGATGATGGATAAAACTTCAGCATTTAAAGTGGGGTTTACCGGTTTAGAGTTTAAAAAAGCACCCTATAATAAATTCTCTGCTATCAGAAGTCAATTTGATAAATGGTTTGCCCAGCAAGCTGTTAATGAAGGAGCTCATTTATTAACAAATAGCTTGGCTACTGATTTAGTTTACCATAAGACTGGACTTTTAAATAAAAAGGTAGATGGAATTAAGTTAGATACTGGAGAGGTCATTTATGCTAATGTAGTAGTTTTAGCCGAAGGAGCTAATGCTATTTTAACTAAAAAAGCTGGTTTGCGAGGTGACTTAGAAGCTTCTAGTATGACTTTATATGTCAAAGAAGAGTTAGCTTTACCTGCTAAAAAAATTGAAGAACGGTTTAAATTAGAGCCAGGTGAAGGTGCTACTATTGGCATAATTGGTTATCCAACTGCAGGAGTAGTTGGTAAAGGCGGGATCTGGACTAATAAGGAATCTCTTTCTTTGATTGTTGGGGGTTATCTAAATCAGATTAATAATAAAGGATTAAATCCTTATCAAATGTTATATCACTTTAAAAACCACCCTTTAATTAAAAGATTAATAGAAGGAGCAAAACCTATAGCCTATAAATCACATATTATCCCTAAAGGTGGTTATGAAAATATACCTCAACTTTATGATGACGGTATATTAGTAATTGGAGACGCAGCCATGATGGTTAGTGGACGTAGAGGAACAGATTTAGCTATGATAACGGGGCTATACGCTGCTGAGACAGTAGCTCAAGCTAGAGCTGCTCAAGACTTTAGTGCTAAATTACTAAAAGGTTACCACAAACGAGTGATGAATAGCTTCTTTATGAAGAATATTAAAAAAAGTAAATCAGCTAAAAAATATTACAAACAACATCCTGACTCTGATTTTTTAATTGCTAAAGCTGTTAATGATGCTGCTTATGATTTCTTTAGAGTGCAACTTAAATCAAATAAAGAAAAAATGAATGATATCCAAAAAGAACTTTTAAATATGCAACCTCTTAAAAAAACAATTACAGACCTTTATTATGGCTGGAAAGATTGGGGGGTCTTTTAATGGGAAATTTCTTAAAAAATAACCAATCTCCCTTACAATATGTCACAATAGAAGTAGACGAAGAGTCACATATTGAGATTAAAGAAAAAGATGTTTGTATTACAGAATGTGAAAATAAACCTTGCACTTACTATTGTCCTACTCGAGTTTATTCTTGGGACCAGGAAAGTAATAAAATTAAAATTGATTATACAAGATGTATTGAATGTATGGCTTGTCCGTACGGCTGCCCTTATCGTAATATTAATTGGCATTTTCCTAGAGGGGGCTATGGAGTTAATTATCAGTTATAGGAGGCACTTAAATGGAAAAAAGATATAAAGTAATGGTTGGAGTCTTTGCTTCAGTACCATTTCTAATGGTTTTAGGAAACTCAATGCTAATTCCAGAGTTTCCTAAAATAAAATCAGCCCTAAATATTAATCAGTTTCAAGTAGGATTAATGATTACTCTTTTTTCAGCTGCAGCAGGATTGTCTATTCCATTTTTAGGTTATCTATCAGATAGATATGGTAGAAAGGTTATTTTAATTCCTTCATTAATTATCTATGGGTTAGGTGGGGTAGTATCTGGAATTACAGCTGTAACACTAGGAAAGAAAGGGTATTATCTTATTTTATTAGGACGCATTATCCAAGGGATTGGAGCTGCAGGCACTTATCCTATTGTGATTGCTTTAGTTGGTGATATTTTTCAATCAGAAGAAAGAAGTACAGCATTAGGAATCATAGAATCAGCTAATGGGTTAGGTAAAGTTCTTAGTCCTTTATTAGGGGCTGCAGTAGCTTTAATTGTCTGGCATGCTTTATTTTTTTCTTATGCTTTCTTAGCTATTCCTATTGCTTTAGCAGTTTATTTCTTGGTACAAGAGCCTAAAAGAAGTAAAAAAAAGGAAAGTTTAATGACTTATCTAACTCAAATTAAGTCTATTTTTCAAGAAAAGGGGAAATCACTCTTCTTTAGTTTATTAGCTGGAATAACTGTTCTATTTATACTATTTGGCGTATTATCTTTTATTTCAGACTTGTTTGAGACCAAATATAAAGTTG contains:
- the gltB gene encoding glutamate synthase large subunit; its protein translation is MVKGIGIPPAEGLYSPKQEKDSCGVGFIAQMKGEKSHKVVEQGLQILERLAHRGGIGADPLTGDGAGLLIQMPDQFLRKEMKQEGVKLPEVGDYGVGMVFLPRKLDEGLLAEGIIEQVIREEGQKVLGWREVPVDTSNIGESAASTRPVIKQVFIKKDKAIDNFELKLYLIRRKIEKAIAESDIKNKEYFNMPSFSNSVLVYKGLLLPRQINDFYQDLTDPQVKSAIALVHQRYSTNTFPSWDLAQPFKYLAHNGEINTLRGNINWMAAREPDLESEVLGDEINDLFPVTNEEDSDSANLDHVVELLLASGFSLVEAMTMLVPEAWEKNEELDQEVRDYYEYNACMMEPWDGPAAIAFTDGKQIGATLDRNGLRPARYIVTKDDYVILGSEIGTLDVEASNVAESGRLKPGEMLLVDTEEGRIIPDEEIKKEVSSANPYGQWLEKNKQHLTDLEEGVKRYNEDFDTIPERLRAFGYNREDLSVLIGPMAENKKEAIGSMGNDTPLAVLSNNQKPLFNYFKQLFAQVTNPPIDPIREEIVMSLKSNLGSKGNILERTEDKAKTIELDSPILTNEELDKIIHLKDNDFNTRVVPMVFDPEEENGLEKGLEKMFHHVEESIDAGYNTIVLSDRKVDDFNAPIPSLLATSALHNYLIREHKRNGVDIIVETGGAREIMHFALLIGYGALAVNPYLALETISYMSEEGLYLTEAEEESKRKKRQKKYIKAVEKGLFKIMSKMGISTIQSYRGAQIFEAVGLSSEFVEKYFPGTTTRIEGISLDVLEKEVITNHQDAYQGLNNNSEKMLETEGEYKWRKQGEHHLFSPEAIAKLQQATRQGDYELYKEYASLIDDQSEQLATIRGLFEFKDKDPIPLEEVESVEEIRQRFVTGAMSFGSISKEAHETIARAMNEIGGMSNSGEGGEDPARFDDDRRSAVKQVASGRFGVTTHYLVNADELQIKMAQGAKPGEGGHLPGRKVSETIAEVRHTTPGIDLISPPPHHDIYSIEDLAQLIYDLKNVNRDARVSVKLVSEIGIGTIAAGVSKAHADMILVSGFDGGTGAAPLNSIKHAGLPWELGLSETHQVLTKNNLRSRLRIQTDGQMKTGRDVAVAALLGAEEYGFATAALVVLGCIMMRDCSSNNCPVGIATQNPELRARFAGKKEQLVNYFTFIARQLREIMAELGFRTVDEMIGQTDKLDMNEAIKHWKSEGVDISNILHKPTLPDRVVGRCVEEQDHGIDDILDRDLIDQAKSALEDQKAVEFDVEINNTNRTTGTMLSGEIAKRYGGEGLPDDTIKIKFNGYAGQSFGAFGMQGLTMNLTGQANDYVGKGLFGGKLIVQQPEEATGKAHENIIAGNTILYGATRGELYMNGVAGERFAVRNSGVHAVVEGIGDHGCEYMTGGRVVVLGKTGRNFGAGMSGGIAYVYDIDGNFRDRLNNLMVEAEQVELEEDIETIKRLVENHVQYTGSKRGQEVLNNWDQAINKFVKVTSPRYKEILASRKEGKRNG
- a CDS encoding MBL fold metallo-hydrolase; amino-acid sequence: MRQANIYHLYHSGVAIETTNAWLVVDYYNDTPSKDRRSLSNGVLDTKDFKRKKDNLVFVTHNHHDHFNPVIFEWDEEVDINYILSADVQAKEKDNRYKMDKYQKLELDDILVETYGTTDQGLSFYIEVDGLNIFHAGDLNWWHWKKFSPQERKREEKDFKEELDKLKGKKIDIAFIPVDPRLEEYYYLAGEYFIKTIEPRLLVPIHFADDYSITSDFAKKVNQLSTKVVEINKRGKKIEFKK
- a CDS encoding threonine/serine ThrE exporter family protein, with amino-acid sequence MKKPQQVLDIAGYAGETILTNGGEIYRAEETINRISQAYGMEYTHSIVTPTGLFVSIDDGYTIVKRIHSRRVHLDKINQVNTFSRKLAQKTTEYQTAMTKLHNIATAKDEYNLSIVILASALASSMYAILAQGSYLDIFPSFIASLGAQLFIRLSGFLKDINFIPELIAGFIAGVIANLFYSYGIGTNLSIITVSGILSFVPGVSATNAIRDAINGDLISATSRGIEVILVAINLAVGVAMALGVFR
- a CDS encoding threonine/serine exporter family protein, which produces MKILLELIANFILVLGYGIAFQAPKKSLFLLGLTGTFSWAGLLISQTLTNNLILASFIGAIIVGICGEVFARIKKLPATVFVISGILPLVPGVPAYRTMLYLINQKYIAGVEAGVNTLMIAGAISFGIAIVGAGAQYYKEIKS
- a CDS encoding diguanylate cyclase domain-containing protein, giving the protein MLKRLASLGILVLILILSSKVMLAYNLNELEKEKFLLLVYNRYKFEVWAIAGAIFLLSLIIIILVFSIVKRREAEKKLKSSQKRLKLALWGTNQGLWDWNIKTDKIYINDQWANMLGYKTTELAGRFRYLQHLFHPDDIKRVKDAMDRHLAGKTSIYEVECRLYTKSKQWKWILTRGKVVSRDKDGQPIRMIGTHQDIDKRKQVEEEIRYLNCHDCLTGLYNRSGYQKKLSQLDNRNNLPLSIIMGDVNGLKIINDMFGHDKGDKLLEEIARILEKITRDQNDIVARWGGDEFGIILPNTNHQQANKIIARINEECAESKFSPLKPRIALGVATKKDFNQKLDDIINEAEGKMYQDKLNCKQHVECNMLKSLEQELLNKADEIGLKVARIKKLAIEFGPKLDLSVDQLKQLKLLVRFRDIGLLAIEDEILDKNKEDLTPKEEKRVQEHPEIGYRLAKNFPDLTPIANSILFHHEYWDGSGYPQQLEGQEIPLLSRVLAILEVYEKVLNKDSASYKKVIKELKKRAGTQFDPKLVKIFIEMLTS